One part of the Sorangiineae bacterium MSr11954 genome encodes these proteins:
- a CDS encoding phage holin family protein encodes MDEAPTGELIKQALEDARELVRIEVGLAKEEARDQLKSVKRAAIAAGIALAATLLFLSTATMALVLGLQGGGGGAIALAVAGVYLVVAVVAGGLAYRFIPKEPAGETRRRIEGEIKKLKEHIA; translated from the coding sequence ATGGACGAAGCCCCCACGGGCGAACTGATCAAGCAAGCCCTCGAGGATGCACGGGAACTCGTTCGCATCGAGGTCGGGCTAGCCAAGGAAGAAGCGCGCGATCAGCTGAAATCAGTGAAGCGCGCAGCCATTGCCGCCGGCATCGCGCTGGCGGCGACGTTGCTTTTCCTCTCCACCGCCACGATGGCCCTCGTTTTGGGCTTGCAGGGCGGCGGAGGGGGAGCGATCGCGCTGGCGGTCGCCGGGGTTTATTTGGTCGTGGCCGTCGTGGCAGGGGGTTTGGCTTACCGGTTCATACCCAAAGAACCGGCCGGCGAAACGAGGCGCCGCATCGAGGGCGAGATCAAGAAATTGAAGGAGCATATCGCATGA
- a CDS encoding HAMP domain-containing histidine kinase: MGRTWDDELARERFIAIGEIATEVAHELRNALQVITASAYVARQDPTASAPHIHKIERHARLAHSIVDDLMSLARGEPAQAEPVLLYDVLVAARAEIGKGAAQWDDAITPADIRIHAHTGLAARLFHALYENAIHASSPEAPTITTRAWMDAQTLVVEVRDDGPGVPAEIAAHIFDPLVSGRVGGTGLGLALARRIAAAHSGDLALIATDGGATFRLTLPSPK, translated from the coding sequence GTGGGTCGTACGTGGGACGACGAGCTGGCGCGCGAGCGCTTCATTGCCATTGGGGAGATCGCCACCGAAGTCGCGCATGAACTTCGGAATGCGCTGCAGGTGATCACCGCCAGCGCGTATGTCGCACGGCAAGATCCCACCGCGAGCGCGCCGCACATCCACAAGATCGAGCGGCACGCGCGCCTCGCGCACTCCATCGTCGACGATCTCATGTCGCTCGCGCGGGGAGAGCCGGCGCAGGCGGAGCCGGTCCTGCTCTACGACGTGCTGGTCGCGGCGCGCGCGGAGATTGGAAAAGGCGCGGCGCAGTGGGACGACGCCATCACCCCCGCGGACATTCGGATCCACGCGCACACGGGGCTGGCCGCGCGTCTCTTTCATGCGCTCTACGAGAACGCGATCCATGCGAGCTCGCCCGAGGCGCCGACCATCACCACGCGCGCGTGGATGGATGCACAGACCTTGGTCGTCGAGGTGCGAGACGATGGCCCGGGGGTACCTGCGGAGATCGCCGCGCACATCTTCGATCCGCTGGTGAGCGGGCGCGTGGGTGGTACCGGTCTCGGCCTTGCTCTCGCGCGGCGCATTGCCGCCGCACACTCGGGCGATCTTGCCCTCATCGCGACCGATGGCGGGGCGACCTTCCGCCTCACCTTGCCGTCGCCGAAATAG
- the uvrA gene encoding excinuclease ABC subunit UvrA, with protein sequence MLPVVLRGARTHNLRHVDLTLSPGQLVAVTGRSGAGKSSLALDTLYAEGQRRFVESFSPYARQFLERLERPPIDRLDPIAATVAVDRRAPIKSSRSTLATMADLEPYFAGLFAREAVPTCPDCGVSAVATTPEQAARALTGKLAGSKATVSYPIRAQDPAHFFELRENLVHDGYRRLMVAGTVRDIDDVRPSEATAPDIRVEVLLDRLVVRQEDERRLQQAIELAWERGEGRAELRVDAAGELFPESLFGKSGTTSGASTGHVPVVRGLACPSCARAFEPSRPALFSYNSPLGACEACRGFGRTIEIDWDKVIPDPSRSIEDGAIRAWTGNSSEWERGVLSKFCKKQRIPVDVPWEDLAPAQRAMVIEGEGTWEGGKYPGVRAWFKWLESRTYKMHVRVFLSRYRDYVACTSCQASRLNKTALAYRVGGLNLADWHGLAVSDALARILEVKVRDPQGKRLREELAARLGYLDAVGLGYLTLDRQARTLSGGEAQRAGLTTALGASLTGALFVLDEPTVGLHPSDVPALAKVMRRLSDAGNTVMVIEHDTEVVRACDRVIELGPGAGKEGGQILFDGSPAGLAARADLPTGRALAAGAARAADGGKKRRAVTDDVIAVRGARANNLAGVDVDFPLGTVCVVTGPSGSGKSTLVEEILYRGVARKLGDTKVPRPGEHDALTGTEPIARVCLVDQAPLGRTARGNAATYTKAWDRFRALFADTPEAKARKFTASHFSFNVGGDGTRSGRCEACAGEGYETVEMQFLADVTLLCAVCQGKRFRPEVLAVKYRGYDISQVLEMTAAEALRIFDPPSQRDYVLRRALDPVLRVGLGYLPLGQPLSMLSGGEAQRLKLARALTETAQGTLFVIDEPSAGLHAEDTVAIIDALSSLVDEGASVVVVEHDLDIVRSADWVIDLGPGAGPRGGKIVAFGTPEHLAAKSGSKTGAALRASSSEAPDLPTRTATSEERRDWKGERESPKETHDGRQAGASREERAQIHAVTVEHAREHNLKSVSCKIPHGALCVITGPSGSGKSSLAFDVVFAEGQRRFMETLTPYARQFLPMLPRPDVERVTGVPPSIALEQRLSRAGSNSTVATVTEVAHYLRLLYAKVGELHCPKCDAVVATVSPDELFARLAPEHGRGKHTIFAPAVRARKGTYKDLFTLASRAGISEAWVDGELVAIDPPPKLAKTKEHTIDLLVYTGSLDALDRKTFDTALGFGNGALRVVRGRPDLVDGDARIWSTSQSCSQCGTGVPELDPRWFSFNTKQGQCESCEGTGLLPGDDDEDLAHRARCPVCEGTRLSAVPRRVRLQGETYPDFVGHDVATALATARKWKFQGRDLEVARAPHAELLRRLSFVVDVGLGYLSMDRAAATLSGGEMQRLRLSAQLGSGLTGALYVLDEPTIGLHPRDTKNLLGNLRSLVDTGSTVVVVEHDAETIKSADHLIDLGPSGGRLGGHIVAEGPAARVLGDPRSPTGRALVETARVVRPARPPADKLIELTGARAHNLKGVDLRVPTGRMTVVAGVSGSGKSTLVRKVFYPALRRELGLVGDEPGRFSSLKGAKNVRRALAVDQSPIGRTPRSVPATFLGIWDDIRRLFASLPEAKVRGYTPARFSFNAGKGGRCPACEGQGATVAEMAFLPDVVSPCEACGGARFEPSTLDIRYAGLTIGDVLHLSAEDAANVFAAHPKIARPLATLVELGVGYVQLGQGSNTLSGGEAQRLKLASELTAGVAHEPTVYVLDEPTTGLHLTDVRRLIVTLERLVARGDTLLIIEHHPDMIASADWVIELGPEGGAGGGEIVFEGTPAQLARAKTATGRYFAEERRAARNGNGSSSRAASTTPAT encoded by the coding sequence ATGCTCCCGGTCGTTCTTCGCGGTGCGCGCACACACAACCTTCGTCATGTGGATCTCACGCTCTCCCCCGGGCAGCTCGTCGCGGTCACGGGGCGCAGCGGCGCGGGCAAATCGTCTTTGGCCCTCGATACGCTGTACGCGGAAGGGCAACGGCGCTTCGTCGAGAGCTTCAGCCCGTATGCGCGGCAATTTTTGGAGCGGCTCGAGCGCCCGCCGATCGACCGCCTCGATCCCATCGCGGCCACCGTGGCCGTCGACCGGCGCGCGCCCATCAAGTCGAGCCGCTCGACCTTGGCCACCATGGCCGATCTCGAGCCGTACTTCGCCGGCTTGTTTGCGCGCGAGGCGGTCCCCACGTGCCCGGATTGCGGCGTCTCGGCCGTGGCCACCACCCCCGAGCAAGCCGCGCGCGCCCTCACCGGCAAGCTCGCGGGCTCGAAGGCCACCGTCAGCTACCCCATCCGCGCGCAGGATCCGGCGCACTTCTTCGAGCTGCGCGAGAACCTGGTGCACGACGGATACCGCAGGCTCATGGTCGCAGGGACCGTGCGCGACATCGACGACGTGCGCCCCAGCGAGGCCACCGCGCCCGATATTCGGGTGGAGGTGCTGCTCGATCGGCTGGTGGTCCGCCAGGAGGACGAGCGCCGGCTGCAGCAAGCCATCGAGCTCGCGTGGGAGCGTGGCGAGGGGCGCGCCGAGCTGCGGGTCGATGCCGCGGGCGAGCTCTTTCCCGAGTCGCTGTTTGGAAAGTCGGGGACCACGAGCGGCGCCTCGACGGGGCACGTGCCGGTCGTGCGCGGGCTGGCGTGCCCGAGCTGCGCGCGCGCCTTCGAGCCCTCGCGGCCGGCGCTCTTCTCGTACAACTCGCCGCTCGGCGCGTGCGAGGCGTGCCGCGGCTTCGGGCGCACGATTGAAATCGACTGGGACAAGGTGATCCCGGATCCCAGCCGCTCCATCGAGGACGGCGCCATCCGCGCGTGGACGGGCAATAGCTCGGAGTGGGAGCGCGGGGTGCTCTCCAAGTTTTGCAAGAAGCAGCGCATCCCGGTGGACGTGCCCTGGGAGGATCTGGCGCCCGCGCAGCGCGCCATGGTCATCGAGGGCGAGGGCACCTGGGAGGGCGGCAAGTATCCCGGGGTGCGCGCGTGGTTCAAATGGCTGGAGTCGCGCACCTACAAGATGCACGTGCGCGTCTTCCTCTCGCGCTACCGCGACTATGTCGCCTGCACGTCGTGCCAAGCTTCACGGCTCAACAAAACGGCGCTCGCGTACCGGGTGGGCGGCCTGAATCTGGCGGATTGGCACGGGCTCGCGGTCAGCGATGCGCTCGCGCGGATCTTGGAGGTGAAGGTCCGCGATCCGCAAGGCAAGCGCCTGCGCGAGGAGCTGGCCGCGCGCCTCGGGTACCTCGACGCGGTGGGCCTCGGGTATTTGACGTTGGATCGGCAAGCGCGCACCTTGAGCGGCGGCGAAGCGCAACGGGCGGGCCTCACCACGGCCCTCGGTGCGTCGCTCACCGGGGCGCTCTTCGTGCTGGACGAGCCCACCGTGGGTCTGCACCCGAGCGACGTGCCCGCCCTCGCCAAGGTGATGCGGCGGCTCTCGGACGCCGGAAATACGGTGATGGTCATCGAGCACGACACCGAGGTGGTGCGCGCGTGCGATCGGGTCATCGAGCTGGGGCCGGGCGCGGGGAAAGAAGGCGGGCAGATCCTGTTCGACGGGTCGCCCGCAGGGCTCGCGGCGCGCGCGGACTTGCCGACGGGGCGCGCGCTGGCTGCCGGCGCCGCGCGGGCGGCGGACGGCGGGAAGAAACGGCGCGCGGTGACGGACGACGTGATCGCCGTGCGGGGGGCGCGGGCGAACAACCTGGCCGGGGTCGACGTGGATTTTCCGCTCGGCACCGTGTGCGTGGTGACGGGGCCGAGCGGCTCGGGCAAGAGCACCTTGGTCGAAGAGATCCTCTACCGCGGGGTGGCGCGGAAGCTCGGCGACACCAAGGTCCCCCGTCCGGGGGAGCACGATGCGCTCACCGGCACCGAGCCGATCGCCCGCGTGTGCCTGGTGGATCAAGCGCCGCTCGGCCGCACCGCCCGCGGCAACGCGGCCACGTACACCAAGGCGTGGGACCGCTTTCGCGCCCTCTTCGCCGACACGCCCGAGGCCAAGGCGCGCAAGTTCACGGCGTCGCATTTTTCGTTCAACGTGGGCGGCGACGGCACGCGCTCGGGCCGGTGCGAGGCCTGCGCGGGCGAGGGCTACGAGACGGTGGAGATGCAGTTCCTCGCCGACGTGACGTTGCTGTGCGCGGTCTGCCAGGGGAAGCGCTTTCGGCCCGAGGTGCTGGCCGTCAAGTACCGGGGGTACGACATCAGCCAAGTGCTGGAGATGACGGCCGCCGAAGCGCTCCGCATCTTCGATCCTCCTTCGCAGCGCGACTACGTGCTCCGGCGCGCGCTCGATCCGGTGCTGCGCGTCGGCCTGGGGTATTTGCCCTTGGGGCAGCCGCTCTCGATGCTCTCCGGCGGCGAGGCGCAGCGCTTGAAGCTGGCGCGCGCGCTCACCGAGACGGCGCAGGGCACCTTGTTCGTCATCGACGAGCCGAGCGCGGGGCTCCACGCCGAGGATACGGTGGCCATCATCGACGCCTTGTCGTCCTTGGTCGACGAAGGCGCCAGCGTGGTGGTGGTCGAGCACGATCTCGACATCGTCCGCAGCGCCGACTGGGTGATCGATCTGGGCCCGGGCGCCGGGCCGCGGGGCGGGAAAATCGTGGCGTTCGGGACGCCCGAGCACTTGGCGGCGAAGAGCGGATCGAAGACGGGCGCGGCGCTGCGAGCTTCCTCTTCGGAGGCGCCCGATCTTCCAACTCGCACGGCGACCTCCGAGGAGAGGAGAGATTGGAAAGGGGAACGTGAGTCTCCGAAGGAGACCCACGACGGCCGTCAGGCCGGAGCATCCCGGGAAGAGAGAGCGCAGATCCACGCCGTGACCGTCGAGCACGCGCGCGAGCACAATTTGAAGTCGGTCTCGTGCAAGATCCCCCACGGCGCGCTGTGCGTCATCACGGGGCCCAGCGGATCGGGCAAATCGTCCTTGGCGTTCGACGTGGTGTTCGCCGAGGGCCAGCGCCGCTTCATGGAGACGTTGACCCCGTATGCGCGGCAGTTTCTGCCGATGCTTCCGCGCCCCGATGTGGAGCGGGTGACGGGGGTCCCGCCGTCGATCGCGCTGGAGCAGCGGCTCTCGCGCGCGGGGTCCAACTCCACGGTGGCCACGGTGACCGAGGTGGCGCACTACCTCAGGCTCCTTTACGCCAAGGTCGGCGAGCTGCACTGCCCGAAGTGCGATGCGGTGGTCGCCACCGTTTCACCCGACGAGCTCTTTGCGCGGCTCGCCCCCGAGCACGGCCGCGGAAAGCACACGATCTTCGCCCCCGCGGTGCGCGCACGAAAAGGGACGTACAAAGACCTCTTCACCCTGGCCTCGCGCGCGGGCATCTCCGAAGCGTGGGTCGATGGAGAGCTGGTCGCCATCGATCCGCCGCCCAAGCTGGCGAAGACCAAGGAGCACACCATCGATCTGCTGGTGTACACCGGGAGCCTCGACGCGCTCGACCGCAAGACGTTCGACACGGCGCTCGGCTTTGGCAATGGAGCGCTGCGCGTCGTGCGCGGGCGGCCCGACCTCGTGGACGGCGACGCGCGCATTTGGTCCACCAGCCAGAGCTGCAGCCAATGCGGAACGGGCGTCCCCGAGCTCGATCCGCGCTGGTTCTCGTTCAACACGAAGCAAGGGCAGTGCGAGTCCTGCGAAGGGACCGGTCTTTTGCCGGGCGACGACGACGAGGATCTCGCCCATCGCGCGAGGTGCCCCGTCTGCGAAGGCACGCGGCTCTCGGCCGTTCCCCGGAGGGTGCGGCTCCAGGGCGAGACGTATCCGGACTTCGTGGGGCACGACGTGGCGACCGCGCTGGCCACGGCGCGAAAGTGGAAGTTCCAGGGCCGCGATCTCGAGGTGGCGCGCGCGCCGCACGCCGAGCTCCTGCGACGGCTCTCGTTCGTGGTCGACGTGGGGCTCGGGTACCTCTCGATGGACCGCGCAGCCGCCACCCTCTCGGGCGGCGAGATGCAGCGCCTTCGCCTGAGCGCGCAGCTCGGCAGCGGGCTCACGGGCGCGCTCTACGTGCTCGACGAGCCGACCATCGGCCTTCACCCGCGCGACACGAAGAACCTCCTCGGCAACTTGCGGAGCTTGGTCGATACCGGCTCCACCGTGGTGGTCGTCGAGCACGACGCGGAGACGATCAAGAGCGCCGACCACCTCATCGATCTGGGTCCGAGCGGCGGGAGGCTCGGCGGCCATATCGTGGCCGAGGGTCCCGCCGCGCGCGTGCTCGGCGATCCGCGCTCCCCGACCGGGCGCGCGCTGGTGGAGACGGCGCGCGTGGTGCGCCCCGCGCGGCCCCCGGCGGACAAGCTCATCGAGCTCACGGGGGCGCGCGCGCACAACCTCAAAGGGGTCGACTTGCGCGTCCCCACCGGGCGCATGACGGTGGTGGCGGGGGTCAGCGGATCGGGCAAGAGCACCTTGGTCCGAAAGGTCTTCTACCCTGCCCTGCGCCGGGAGCTCGGGCTGGTGGGCGACGAGCCGGGGAGGTTCTCCTCGTTGAAGGGGGCGAAGAACGTCCGGCGCGCGCTGGCGGTCGATCAATCGCCCATCGGGCGGACGCCGCGCTCGGTGCCGGCCACATTCCTCGGCATTTGGGACGACATCCGCCGCCTCTTCGCGTCCTTGCCCGAGGCCAAGGTGCGCGGGTACACGCCCGCGCGCTTCTCCTTCAACGCGGGCAAAGGCGGGCGCTGCCCCGCGTGCGAGGGCCAAGGCGCGACGGTGGCGGAGATGGCGTTTCTGCCCGACGTGGTGTCGCCATGCGAGGCGTGCGGCGGCGCGCGCTTCGAGCCGTCCACCCTCGACATCCGCTACGCGGGGCTGACCATCGGCGACGTGCTGCACCTCTCCGCCGAGGACGCGGCCAACGTCTTTGCGGCGCACCCCAAGATCGCGCGTCCGCTCGCGACCTTGGTCGAGCTGGGGGTCGGCTACGTGCAGCTCGGGCAAGGCTCGAACACGCTCTCGGGCGGCGAGGCGCAGCGCCTGAAGCTGGCCTCGGAGCTCACCGCGGGGGTCGCGCACGAGCCCACCGTCTACGTGCTCGACGAGCCGACCACCGGGCTCCACCTCACCGACGTGCGCCGCCTGATCGTCACGCTCGAGCGCCTCGTGGCGCGCGGCGACACCTTGCTCATCATCGAGCACCACCCCGATATGATCGCCTCCGCCGATTGGGTCATCGAGCTCGGCCCCGAGGGCGGCGCGGGCGGCGGCGAAATCGTCTTCGAGGGCACCCCGGCGCAGCTCGCGCGCGCGAAAACGGCGACGGGGCGCTACTTCGCGGAGGAGCGGAGGGCGGCGCGAAATGGCAATGGGTCGTCGTCACGCGCAGCGTCGACGACTCCGGCGACGTGA